The proteins below are encoded in one region of Pseudomonas ekonensis:
- a CDS encoding phage tail-collar fiber domain-containing protein has translation MSASITLAGESQIALKQSQSKPLIITRFVFANVPGLIPDVPVDRAVGKPPAAQIVHVYDVPKENAGFVNPNQVVYSAQLGSDVGDWDFNWVGLEDADGVLFAVSYVPLQQKRKNIPPLQVGNNVTRNFLVAFDGAQALTGVTIDASTWQHDFTVRLAGIDERERQSNRSLYGRACFFADSLAFEKTANGFQLRPGTAYIEGIRVALAEALPITGVIPVGRINLDVCLERQLNDRVATWKVVYGEQADYTDSAGARHYCVPVAHFLSSVGFSDMRQPEPVTGPLIQHFAARDGDYANLRARGTTKEDIQLGNLPNAKSDDPETNSSEILATTAALNKVQKLVGDSMTGMVAGFALSSAPTGWLKCNGANVSRTTFATLFARLGTSFGAGDGSTTFGLPDLRGLFPRAWDDGRGIDPGRALGSYQEMLLASHAHSASAATAGDHAHLASTDAQGAHIHTAWTDAQGNHDHGFRYVDNGAGISIGASTAGGSAVTLELPYGQNADNRPYRTDYQGNHAHNVGIGWAEAHVHNVGVNVGGAHTHGIVVTPSGGNETRPKNMALLFCIKY, from the coding sequence GTGAGCGCCAGCATCACCTTGGCGGGCGAAAGCCAGATCGCCCTGAAGCAAAGCCAGAGCAAGCCCCTGATCATCACCCGGTTTGTCTTCGCCAACGTGCCCGGGCTGATCCCGGACGTACCGGTGGACCGCGCTGTGGGCAAGCCGCCGGCGGCGCAGATCGTCCACGTCTATGACGTCCCGAAAGAGAATGCCGGCTTCGTGAACCCCAACCAGGTGGTGTACAGCGCCCAGCTGGGTTCCGACGTCGGCGACTGGGACTTCAACTGGGTCGGCCTTGAGGACGCCGACGGCGTCCTGTTCGCCGTGTCCTACGTGCCGCTGCAGCAGAAGCGCAAGAACATCCCGCCGCTGCAGGTCGGCAACAACGTCACCCGCAACTTCCTGGTGGCCTTCGACGGCGCCCAGGCGCTGACCGGCGTGACCATCGACGCCAGCACCTGGCAACACGACTTCACCGTGCGCCTGGCGGGCATCGATGAGCGCGAGCGCCAGAGCAACCGCAGCCTGTACGGCCGCGCCTGCTTCTTCGCCGACTCGCTGGCCTTCGAGAAGACCGCCAACGGGTTCCAGCTGCGCCCGGGCACGGCGTACATCGAGGGGATTCGCGTGGCATTGGCCGAAGCGCTGCCCATCACCGGCGTTATCCCGGTCGGCAGAATCAACCTGGACGTGTGCCTGGAACGCCAACTGAACGACCGGGTGGCGACCTGGAAAGTGGTGTACGGCGAACAGGCCGACTACACCGATTCCGCCGGCGCCCGCCATTACTGCGTGCCGGTGGCCCACTTCCTGTCCTCAGTGGGGTTTTCGGACATGCGCCAGCCCGAGCCGGTCACGGGCCCGCTGATCCAGCACTTCGCGGCGCGGGACGGCGACTACGCGAACCTCCGCGCCCGGGGCACAACCAAAGAAGACATCCAGCTGGGCAACCTGCCCAACGCCAAGAGCGACGATCCGGAAACCAACAGCAGCGAGATCCTGGCCACGACCGCCGCACTGAACAAGGTGCAGAAGCTGGTCGGCGACTCCATGACCGGCATGGTGGCGGGGTTCGCTCTTTCCTCGGCGCCCACCGGCTGGCTCAAGTGCAACGGCGCGAACGTGTCCCGAACCACCTTCGCTACGCTCTTTGCCCGCCTCGGCACGTCATTCGGCGCCGGCGACGGAAGCACCACGTTCGGCTTGCCAGATCTGCGCGGGCTGTTCCCCCGGGCCTGGGACGACGGACGTGGCATCGATCCGGGACGCGCCCTGGGCAGCTATCAGGAAATGCTGCTGGCCTCCCACGCGCACTCCGCATCGGCCGCCACCGCCGGCGACCACGCGCACTTGGCCTCGACCGACGCCCAGGGGGCACACATCCACACGGCCTGGACCGACGCCCAGGGCAACCACGACCACGGCTTTCGGTACGTCGACAACGGCGCCGGCATTTCGATTGGCGCTTCAACCGCTGGCGGCAGCGCGGTCACGCTTGAGCTGCCGTATGGCCAGAACGCGGACAACCGCCCTTACCGCACGGACTACCAAGGCAACCACGCGCACAACGTCGGCATCGGCTGGGCGGAAGCGCACGTCCACAACGTTGGCGTGAACGTCGGGGGCGCCCACACCCACGGCATCGTCGTCACGCCCTCGGGCGGCAATGAAACCCGGCCGAAGAACATGGCCCTCCTTTTCTGCATCAAGTATTGA
- a CDS encoding phage tail protein yields MTKLKLPFWLGGTELSKLVAAAQAWWETVTGWLRWPYQQIDPDTCHLAILELWAWQRDVTRFTGEPEALFRLRVKYAFINSVDAGSTAGMKRIFERLGVGYVEIEERQPGRDWDVVLLKFSNAQLSLNPELLRVLIQQYGRTCRRYDFVTITPVGLQLGLIDFNDDQQTLVASL; encoded by the coding sequence ATGACCAAGCTGAAACTGCCTTTCTGGCTCGGCGGAACAGAGCTGAGCAAGCTGGTCGCTGCCGCCCAGGCCTGGTGGGAGACGGTCACCGGCTGGCTGCGCTGGCCATACCAGCAGATCGATCCCGACACCTGCCACCTGGCGATCCTGGAGCTGTGGGCCTGGCAGCGCGACGTGACGCGCTTCACCGGAGAGCCCGAAGCGCTGTTCCGCCTGCGCGTGAAGTACGCCTTCATCAATTCGGTGGACGCCGGCAGCACCGCCGGCATGAAGCGCATCTTCGAGCGCCTGGGCGTCGGCTACGTCGAGATAGAGGAGCGCCAGCCCGGCCGGGACTGGGACGTGGTGCTGCTGAAGTTCAGCAACGCACAGCTGTCGCTCAACCCCGAGCTGCTGCGCGTGCTGATCCAGCAGTACGGCCGCACCTGCCGGCGCTATGACTTCGTGACCATCACCCCCGTGGGCCTGCAACTGGGCCTGATCGACTTCAACGACGACCAGCAGACGCTGGTCGCCAGCCTGTAG
- a CDS encoding DUF4376 domain-containing protein translates to MTDKLVYQTNHLGIFVAAVTADESPLEPGVYLIPGGCVETAPPAIPEHKAAWWNGKAWQLVDYFGGVVVYSIDTGEPRTLEGFEPVPAGYTMKKPGPNQVWKDGEWIDDIDAVLAALQAKKLQLIESECAAHVAGGFSSSALGEAYRYGSAIDDQVSLNAQVLLGLDDTYPCYDAHQVMAFRPHTIAQLQKVSHDLVRFRQAAQQRAESLRQAVAKALQDKDLQAMRDIAWTVPA, encoded by the coding sequence ATGACCGACAAACTCGTCTACCAGACCAACCACCTGGGCATCTTCGTCGCGGCCGTGACCGCCGACGAATCGCCGCTGGAGCCCGGCGTCTACCTGATCCCCGGCGGCTGCGTCGAAACCGCGCCGCCGGCGATCCCCGAACACAAGGCCGCATGGTGGAACGGCAAGGCCTGGCAGCTTGTGGACTACTTCGGCGGCGTCGTGGTGTACAGCATCGACACCGGCGAGCCGCGCACGCTGGAGGGCTTCGAGCCGGTGCCGGCCGGCTACACGATGAAGAAGCCCGGGCCGAACCAGGTCTGGAAGGACGGCGAATGGATCGACGACATCGATGCCGTGCTGGCCGCGCTGCAGGCGAAAAAGCTGCAGCTGATCGAGAGCGAGTGCGCGGCCCACGTCGCCGGCGGATTCAGTTCCAGCGCCCTGGGCGAGGCCTACCGCTACGGCAGCGCGATCGACGACCAGGTTAGCCTGAACGCCCAGGTGCTGCTGGGCCTGGACGACACCTACCCATGCTATGACGCCCATCAGGTGATGGCCTTCCGGCCGCACACCATCGCGCAACTGCAGAAAGTCAGCCATGACCTGGTGCGCTTCCGCCAGGCCGCGCAGCAGCGCGCCGAGAGCCTGCGCCAGGCGGTGGCCAAGGCCCTGCAGGACAAAGACCTGCAGGCGATGAGGGACATCGCCTGGACGGTGCCGGCATGA